A single Epinephelus lanceolatus isolate andai-2023 chromosome 22, ASM4190304v1, whole genome shotgun sequence DNA region contains:
- the LOC144458270 gene encoding uncharacterized protein LOC144458270, whose product MSKVQMLRSLVKQRLTAAAEEIFGLFERTIAEYEEELCRSKEENERQRKLLDAVFNPQLRLHRAAGQCPADVQQLSVVKEEVPPEQQERSSSVDQKDPEPPHIKEEQEELWISQEGEQLQGLEEDDITKFTFTPVPVKSEDDEEKPQSSQLHERHTEQMETEAEGEDCGGAEPARNSDPDTHLQPETDDKTGESSEPESSSVDQEDPEPPHIKEDQEDPEPPHIKEEQEELWISQEGEQLQGLEEDDITKFTSTPVPVKSEDDEEKPQSSQLHQRHTEQMETEAEGEDCGGAEPARNSDPDTHLQPETDDSDDWTETREPQSGLNSLENDEVPVSDLIVDEKRFSCSECGEVFGQSGDLKRHRKSHTGEKPYSCSECGKRFGHSGDLRKHMRSHTGEKPFSCSECGKVFGQSGHLKRHRKSHTGEKPYSCSECGKRFFHSDDCRKHMRSHTGEKPFSCSECGKRFAQNGNLKRHIRSHTGEKPFSCPECGKRFGHSENLKVHMRSHTGEKPFSCSMCSKTFGQGGDLKKHMKVHTGEKPFRCSECGKSFSQSAHLKKHVKSHTGEKLFSCSECGKRFRRSEHLKDHMRYHTGEKPFSCSECGRGFGQSGNLKKHMRSHTGEKPFGCSECGKRFAHSGSLKIHMRSHSGEKPFSCSECGKRFGNSGVLKAHMTCHTGEKPFSCAVCGKSFRQSGNLYTHMRTHDTGK is encoded by the exons atgtctaaagtccaaatgctgagatcgttggtgaagcagcgactaactgcggctgctgaagagatatttgggctgtttgaaagaacgatagcagagtacgaggaggaactttgtcgatcaaaagaggagaacgagcgacaacggaaactactggacgctgttttcaaccctcagcttcggttacacagagcag ctggtcaATGTCCTGCAGACGTCCAGCAGCTGTcggtggttaaagaagaggttccccctgagcagcaggagcggagctccagtgtggaccagaaggacccagagcctccacacattaaagaggaacaggaggaactctggatcagtcaggagggagagcagcttcaagggctggaggaggatgatatcaccaagttcacattcactcctgtccctgtgaagagtgaagatgatgaagagaaacctcagtcctcacagcttcatgaaagacacactgaacagatggaaacagaagcagaaggagaggactgtggaggagcagaaccagccaggaactcagatccagatacacatttacaacctgagactgatgacaaGACTGGAGAGTCTTCTGAACCAgagagctccagtgtggaccaggaggacccagagcctccacacattaaagaggaccaggaggacccagagcctccacacattaaagaggaacaggaggaactctggatcagtcaggagggagagcagcttcaagggctggaggaggatgatatcaccaagttcacatccactcctgtccctgtgaagagtgaagatgatgaagagaaacctcagtcctcacagcttcatcaaagacacactgaacagatggaaacagaagcagagggagaggactgtggaggagcagaaccagccaggaactcagatccagatacacatttacaacctgagactgatgacagtgatgattggacggagaccagagaacctcagtcaggtttAAACTCTCTGGAAAATGATGAAGTCCCTGTcagtgatttgattgttgatgagAAAcgatttagctgctctgagtgtggggaAGTATTTGGTCAAAGTGGAGATCTGAAGAGACACAGGAAatctcatacaggagaaaaaccatacagctgctctgagtgtgggaaaagatttggccATAGTGGAGATCTTCGaaaacacatgagatctcatacaggggagaaaccatttagctgctctgagtgtgggaaagtATTTGGTCAAAGTGGACATCTAAAGAGACACAGGAAATCCcatacaggagaaaaaccataCAGCTGCTccgagtgtgggaaaagatttttccacagtGATGATTGTAGaaaacacatgagatctcatacaggagagaaaccatttagctgctctgaatgTGGGAAACGATTTGCTCAAAATGGAAATCTGAAAAGACATATTagatctcatacaggagagaaaccatttagctgcccTGAGTGTGGGAAACGATTTGGTCATAGTGAAAATCTGAAGGtccacatgagatctcatacaggagagaaaccatttagctgttccATGTGTAGTAAAACATTTGGTCAAGGTGGAGATCTGAAGAAACACATGAAAGttcatacaggagaaaaaccatttCGCTGCTCTGAATGTGGGAAAAGTTTCAGTCAAAGTGCACATCTGAAGAAGCACGTGAAATcgcacacaggagagaaactatttagctgctctgagtgtgggaaaagatttcgTCGAAGTGAACATCTGAAGGACCACATGAGATATCACACAGGGGAGAAACCattcagctgctctgagtgtgggagaGGATTTGGTCAAAGTGGAAATCTGAAaaaacacatgagatctcatacaggagagaagccatttggctgctctgagtgtgggaaaagatttgctCACAGTGGAAGTCTAAAGatacacatgagatctcattcaggagaaaaaccatttagctgctctgagtgtgggaaaagatttggtaaTAGTGGAGTCCTTAAGGCACACATGACCTgccatacaggagagaaaccatttagctgtgcAGTTTGTGGGAAATCATTTAGACAGAGTGGAaatttatatacacacatgagaactcatGATACAGGAAAGTGA
- the LOC144459623 gene encoding uncharacterized protein LOC144459623: MSKVQMLRAFVKQRLTAAAEEIFGLVERTIAEYEEELCRSKEENERQRKLLDAVFNPQLRLHRADVQQLSVVKEEVPPEQQEWSSSVDQEDPEPPHIKEEQEELWISQEGEQLQGLEEDDITKFTSTPVPVKSEDDEEKPQSSQLHERHTEQMETEAEGEDCGGAEPARNSDPDTHLQPEAEDKTGASSEPETDDSDDWKETREPQSGLNCLKNDQVPVSDLIVCGKRFSCSECGKGFNYRGDLKIHMRCHTGEKPFSCSECGKRFGYSGDLKKHMRTHTGEKPFSCSECGKRFGYSGDLKKHMSTHTGEKLFSCSECGKRFGHRWDVKSHMRTHTGKKTFSCSECGKSFGQSGDLKRHMTTHTGEKLFSCSECGKAFGRSEHLKSHMRTHTGEKPFSCSECGKVFSRNDKLTVHMRSHTGEKSFRCVIGGE, encoded by the exons ATGTCTAAAGTCCAAATGCTGAGAGCGTTTGTGAAGCAGCGACTaactgcggctgctgaagagatatttgggctggttgaaagaacgatagcagagtacgaggaggaactttgtcgatcaaaagaggagaacgagcgacaacggaaactactggacgctgttttcaaccctcagcttcggttacacagagcag acgtccagcagctgtcggtggttaaagaagaggttccccctgagcagcaggagtggagctccagtgtggaccaggaggacccagagcctccacacattaaagaggaacaggaggaactctggatcagtcaggagggagagcagcttcaagggctggaggaggatgatatcaccaagttcacatccactcctgtccctgtgaagagtgaagatgatgaagagaaacctcagtcctcacagcttcatgaaagacacactgaacagatggaaacagaagcagagggagaggactgtggaggagcagaaccagccaggaactcagatccagatacacatttacaacctgagGCTGAAGACAAGACTGGAGCGTCTTCTGAACCAgagactgatgacagtgatgactggaaggagaccagagaacctcagtcaggtttAAACTGTCTGAAAAATGATCAAGTCCCTGTCAGTGATTTGATTGTTTGTGGGAAAagatttagctgctctgagtgtgggaaaggATTTAATTACAGAGGAGATTTGAAGATACACATGAGAtgtcatacaggagagaaaccatttagctgttctgagtgtgggaaaagatttggttaCAGTGGAGATTTGAAGAAacacatgagaactcacacaggagagaaaccatttagttgttctgagtgtgggaaaagatttggttaCAGTGGAGATTTGAAGAAACACATGAGcactcacacaggagagaaactatttagctgctctgagtgtgggaaaagatttggtcacCGTTGGGATGTGAAGAGTcacatgagaactcatacaggaaagaaaacatttagctgctctgagtgtgggaaaagctTTGGTCAAAGTGGAGATCTGAAAAGACACATGAcaactcatacaggagagaaactatttagctgctctgagtgtgggaaagcATTTGGACGAAGTGAACATCTGAAAAGTcacatgagaactcatacaggagagaaaccattcagctgctctgagtgtgggaaagtATTTAGTCGAAATGATAAACTGACTGtgcacatgagatctcatacaggagagaaatcATTTAGATGTGTAATTGGTGGGGAGTAA
- the LOC144458295 gene encoding uncharacterized protein LOC144458295, with translation METEAEGEDCGGAEPARNSDPDTHLQPETDDKSGESSEPETDDSDDWTETREPQSGLNSLENDEVPVSDLIAGEKRFSCSECGKRFGHSGNLKVHMRSHTREKPFSCSECGKRFGYSGDLKTHMSSHTGEKPFNCSVCGKTFGYKKTLKVHMRVHTGEKLFSCSVCGKRFGLRGNLAVHMRSHTGEKPFSCSECGKRFSYCGLLRVHMRSHTGEKPFSCSECGKRFGQCENLQKHMRTHTGEKTFSCSECGKRFGHSGDLAVHIRFHTGEKPFSCSVCGKRFGQSGTFKVHMRTHTGEKPFSCSECGKRFSQSGTLKVHMRTHTGEKLFSCSDCGKVFGRSEHLKNHMRTHTGEKPFSCSECGKVFSRNDKLTVHMRSHTGEKSFRCVIGGE, from the coding sequence atggaaacagaagcagagggagaggactgtggaggagcagaaccagccaggaactcagatccagatacacatttacaacctgagactgatgacaaGTCTGGAGAGTCTTCTGAACCTGAGACTGACGACAGTGATGATTGGACGGAGACCagagaacctcagtcaggtttAAACTCTCTGGAAAATGATGAAGTCCCTGTCAGTGATTTGATTGCTGGTGAGAAACGATTTAGCTGCTccgagtgtgggaaaagatttggtcacAGTGGAAATCTGAAGGTGCACATGAGATCACATACaagagagaaaccatttagctgctccgagtgtgggaaaagatttggttaCAGTGGAGATTTGAAGACACACATGAGctctcacacaggagagaaaccatttaactGCTCTGTTTGTGGGAAAACATTTGGTTACAAGAAAACTCTTAAGGTACACATGAGagttcacacaggagagaaactatttagctgctctgtgtgtggaAAAAGATTTGGCCTCAGGGGAAATCTGGCAgtacacatgagatctcatacaggagagaaaccatttagctgctctgagtgtgggaaaagattcagTTACTGTGGACTTTTGAGGGTACACATGAGATcgcatacaggagagaaaccatttagctgctctgagtgtgggaaaagatttggtcagtgtgaaaatctgcaaaaacacatgagaactcatacaggagaaaaaacgtttagctgctctgagtgtgggaaaagatttggtcacAGTGGAGATTTGGCAGTACACATTAGAtttcatacaggagagaaaccatttagctgctctgtgtgtgggaaaagatttggtcagAGTGGAACTTTTAAAGTCcacatgagaactcatacaggagagaaaccatttagctgctctgagtgtgggaaaagatttagtCAAAGTGGAACTCTTAAGGtacacatgagaactcatacaggagagaaactattTAGCTGCTCCGACTGTGGGAAAGTATTTGGACGAAGCGAACATCTGAAGAATcacatgagaactcatacaggagagaaaccattcagctgctctgagtgtgggaaagtATTTAGTCGAAATGATAAACTGACTGtgcacatgagatctcatacaggagagaaatcATTTAGATGTGTAATTGGTGGGGAGTAA